In Babesia bovis T2Bo chromosome 4 map unlocalized Chr4_2, whole genome shotgun sequence, the sequence TTAACTTATAACTATTAAAAGTGTGTATCCGGTATACCCATTGTAATCGCCGCGTTAATCCCTTGTCTAGGGGTACCTTTTGTAGCATATCTATCAATTCAAAATCTGTACACATTAACTTAAAACGTATATTTATGTACGAGTGAGGATCATCAATACCATCCGTACTCACTAATATACCGACGATTCGTGTAATGGGTACACTTCAAGTGATAACAAACAAGAATCCGGCAGAGCGGAAGCGAAATACCTGGACATCATTACCTAGGTTATATGAACGTAGCTCATTTTATACCTCTGTAAGAGGATACACGTAGCTACAGAGGTACGTCAATAAATGTTTCAAGCTTTAGGCTCATCACTGTGTCGTAACGTATTGGTTCAGGATTAGGAAAGACCTCAAGCATTTCCAATTTTTATCACTTTTACATTGAACATGATACGGCGTATAATAGAAACGCCAAAATCCGTTGTCGTATTGTGCTGCCACGATAGCACATGTACTTCTACATTGCCAACAGAATATACAATTATGAGAGACTCCCAAATAAAAGAGTGTTGACCAGCATGTGTACGAAAACAGAGAATTCAAAATAAAAGAGTGGGAATAAGCCACATATAATCTGTAACTGGGCTCTAAACACCCCAAACAAATTGGCAATCGTTATGTTACACTGACATAGACCTACGTAACAGTTATATCTAAATGAACATACGTGCAAGAGAAAACAAGTGGTACTAAAATTTTACTTCTATACATTAACGCTGTCAATTACTtcccaccaaaaaactctaGTATCCCTCTccccttcttctttcccaccatcagtacctcccatggactcagactgcccttcctgaaccatcccctacaatgcgacctcatatgcgtccagtccagtggccatatggcaccaaaggcaagaTATAGTACCGCCACGAGCCAGGCCAgggtcagtacaaagatccagggaAGCCtagtggtgtagatgagttgGTTGATTTCATTAATGAGGTTTTTGAAGTGAGTGTTTTCTTCGTCCTTGATAATGGCATCCAGCTGTTTCAGGAATTTGTGGCACTTTCTTTTATCAGGACCCAATGACCACGATGCACTACCTATAGActctacatcaccatacccaaagccatacttgtacaacaccggtagtaccccggtacatgataccACAGAGTCGCAGCAGCATGTATTACTATTTCCATGGGTTCCACTGGTGCATGTACCATTGCCACATCCACCAGCTCCTCCggcacctactacaccatgaatccatatgacactgtcgcgccgaaggcgcctCCATCTCCATTGGCGCGCccatatataacactaGGACTTACCCTTACACTCTGAATCCTTACAACTAATATCCTGAAACTCCCCTTTCAACCCCTCTAGTCCTGTCTTGAACTcccctatcaaatagaccaaccatgacaggtaggtcccggccatcgctggactcaactggccatactgctggccactaAGGGGTGATAAGTATTGACAGCAATTGTTGTCCGTGTTACTGTTATTGTTACATCCATATAGGGTCTTTAGGGAGCCTGTCGTAACGCCACTGTGGCTGCCTGGCTGGCATGCACCATCTTTGTTCCACCACTGGAGTGCCTTGACCACTTTATCATTACCACTACCCAGCATATCCAATCTAACAGCTTTTAGTTCCTTTGTTAGCTTCTCATACACTCCCTCTCCAACACCACTCTTGTTTCCCCcaatatagactatatagtaatagaacccaaagaggtcacccagtgtccgtggcaccgtgggagtaatacatGCCAGTAGCCTCAggagtaccactagggtgccactAGGGCACTTTCctgggtcacagtagtactccaggagaaGCGCTAGTGTATTaccagtgcagtgggcgGGATACTTGCCATTGCCTACTACAGgatgagtccatgtgactaccaaggcgcccttatagaactagggtgggacgtaccttgTTGTTGTGTCAGTTGCGCTGTCTTATGGGTACCCTGGGttaaatctgtgcataccatgagtcactattggttactgtggcgcccagggaGTGCCCCtaggatatatacagtgccttaGGGGTTCCATACAGTACTGtgacgtacctttgaagtggtttTCTCTGACTTGACCATCGCTAGTGCTACCACTAGCCTCTGCTTGCCATCCCATTGGGACGGGACAATGTATGGGTGGTTTGCCAAAGTGTGGAGGTTGAATAGTATCCTTGGATTCAATGTGCTCCTCAATTTCGGGATATTTATTCACACTTTTGCCTACTGTTACTCCGCATCTCAGTGGTCCTAATCCATCACACAGGAATGCCATCAATGGCGAGGATGGACTAGGGATCGTCTTGCACTGACAACCTTGCCCATTACCAcctattacattatatcattctCGTCTATACCACCCACCTGTACTGCTAGCAGAACACAACCAAGTGCTGGCACTCCACTTGACATccttaccatacctacaacttTTCCAGCCCAGCACTGCCTTGTTGTCCACCACCCCTACTccacactgcttcctcaggaaatagagctggtagaagcagtggtagacatatatcctcagttggtccaggcactgggcgggAGAAAGGTCCatctggaagccaaagagcccattggcgtacatcccatggagggggcctacaCATAGTGTTAGGGAGTGTTAGACAGTGACTGAGTGGTACTAATGGGTgccactgtgagtactagTATAGTACTATCTCTActagggtacttaccaaaatCCTTTACtgccaggtggtacccgccgtagcagacCTCACCGGCCTGAAGGGGTTGTCCGGTGGGAGCTGCCGGTGCCGTTACCGTTGTCTTGTCTTTATCATCAAGGGTACATCTATAATTACGGTCTTTACTATGCTTGGGACACCTCTTGTCATTACCATTATTCTGATTAGGACTACCGCCTTGGTTGTTGCCATTACTgttaccaccactactacctactacaccattagtccacatgactacccctagggcactgttgcgcccctatatatcactgtctATGTCACTCACCTGTCGCAGGAGTGtcattgccactggtggctatggtcccctggataccgatgaggaccagtgggcagtagccacaggcggccagtaggtagtgggtaatatCCTTACGCTGGAGGGTGGTACTGGCACCATTAGAACCTTTAATACCCTCTAGGTTTAGTGAATCCTGCTGTTCCTTAGGTAATATACCCTTCATCTTGCCATCCATCCTATCCACCAGCTGGCAGTACTTCTcactatagggcaatgcacttagccagtataggatttccCGGATTGTCCGTGGCTGAAGGGGTTTCTTAGGATCACCAGTGGCCGGCTTCGCCGGCGTTATCTTATTAGCCCCGGCACtgcctgccctgaagtacccactggccaggatgtggagtaccaatagggggtactTAGTACAAATTTCTTCGGTTTTAGTACTCTTGTCCTTCTTCAGTGCCTCCTTGGCATTCTTATAGATTTCACtatagtactcagctacactcTCTAGggtacattggtactacagaggaggtggacttaCTCTGGTTAGCACTGTCTCCAGTAAACTCTTTCCACTTTATCCTATTTTTCTCATCACTAGGCTCTTGTCCCGATAGTAATTTCCATAAAAAATCTCCCTTCTTGTCACCtccctgattcaacctctccaggtcatagcccacggccgccatgaatgagccgagacccTTATCGACTTGACTCAGCGTGTCATCCTTCCACCTCTTATCTCccgttaggaaccccaactgactgagtccactccagatgagacatactgaccctaggaaaatacgggccaggaggtggaccttagtGGAGTCATTGGATACATCCTTCCAAATAGGTTTATGACCAATTATGGTATTCTCTACCGAGCTTCTCAATGTCGTACCGTaggatgatatataacacttATTGGTACCAGTACCTTTGCCACACTTCTCACATTCATAACTAGCGCCACCGTTAGTACAACACTGCGCACCAGTACAATCACACTTCCTTCCCATACCCTTACTTTCTCTAGTACTTTTATCccccttaagacaacactTATCATcttcctgccacccaacccacttctgtagtcccagtgccaagtggtctatcagtgtctttatgacctcggtgccaccGGCGCGGGTACTactggcagcactagtgctcCCAGTACTGACCAGTCCCAGGTCCGTGAGCACTGGCTTGACAATAGTACTTTCCTCTGTTAGGAGCAGGTCGTCCCAGTACCGGTCAGGGTGTGGACCAGGGGACCCCGGGGACCTggcgtcatacagtaggtccttcactgccttggccaaGTAGCACAAGCAATCTGTGTGGTCATATAGGTGCTAGTATTAGTGCTATTGACTTACGGGGTCCTTTGTTAGTGCTTGGTTGCGGCTGCGCCGCCACgttcttcttaccatccttaccagttaccctgaggacccagtcaatggcctccttcaggttggtgggtGCGTCTGTTAGCTTGTCATAGGGCTTCCAGGCTGCGGGTGCTGCCATTGTGTTACCACCCCTTGTttcgagagtgtccagtgaaggtcagtggtagtcaaggtcaatgtatcggggtggaatcctagggAGGTGGAGCGCGCCGTAAAGAgataggggcgccttcggcgcgacagtatTTTGGAGGCGCGCACTGGGAGTACAAGGATTCCACACTTACAACGGGATCACCACCACGATGCTAGtctggtggaatcccatacaatagtatgcgcgccactgtaacggacACCGTCgcgccaaaggcgcccCTTCTAcacgggcgcgctcagtatatataggattccaccccgatagccaCTCCACTccctcaccactgtgagtactactgagtactcctaGAAGCATTGACAATGGCCCTGAAAAgcactttcacgccgaaAGCGTCACTAACAGAGGCTTctaccaacctgaaggaggccattgactgggtcctaagggtaactggtagggatggaAAGGCACTGAGTGGTGATGGtacgttactgtagacacATAGATTGTATGCGCGCCGTATATAATAGAGggcgccaaaggcgcccAGTAGTATATAGACTCACCCCtgtacagaatgcatatgtggcctggcggcagcagtgactgacctactgcagtcagtacaactggagtacaatgGTGAGTACCTAGTAGTGGAGTAGTGctatctagtaccactactggtatacagtacctcatggtgtcctttAGGCTATCAAGGCGAAGCTACGGGAAAAGGCCCCCCAAAAGAGAAAGTCAAAGGCCACCTTAATGAGCTATTCTCCCTGGtacagggactaggtggtaccgcagtggtccggacctatatagatcagttggcacaggtactcagtgcactcgttgggtggagtaggatAGAGAAGTGTTGGGACAGTAAGGGCAAGTGCAAGGTTGGTACCCAtggatatcaacatggcaTTAAAAAGGAATGCGAGTATCTCAAGGATGTGACACCGAACGATCCATGCAAGGATTGTGgatgtatgaaatggaaagtGGACAATGCGGACAACGAAGGAACACCGCTGGGCAGGaagtgtacaaggtgtagtggTAGTGAAGAAGAGGTGAAGAAGCAGCAGGAGTGTAAATGCGATACTGGTGAAGAGGGCTGTGCTGCTGGCCAGGAGTGTAAATGTGCTAAAGCAGGtaaatgctgcaagtgttatTGTAAGGATAAGTGTAATAATGGGTGTGCTGGAGAAAAGGCTAAGTGTATCTGTGTTGAAGAGGAGCAAAGCTATAGGTCGGCATACCGAGGGAGATACAGGTCTGATTCATACGTAGGAGGAACAATCACTGCATACCGAGAATGTATGTGGAATTCACCGACAAATACTACTTCTCGTCACCGATGTGCCCAAATTTtactagggtcagtatgtctcatctggagcggacttacttatatgtattggacaggAAAGTGGGCCAAGGGTAGTCCCCGCTGGAATAACCACATCCTGGACGgcagtggt encodes:
- a CDS encoding variant erythrocyte surface antigen-1 beta subunit, which translates into the protein MAAPAAWKPYDKLTDAPTNLKEAIDWVLRVTGKDGKKNVAAQPQPSTNKGPHCLCYLAKAVKDLLYDARSPGSPGPHPDRYWDDLLLTEESTIVKPVLTDLGLVSTGSTSAASSTRAGGTEVIKTLIDHLALGLQKWVGWQEDDKCCLKGDKSTRESKGMGRKCDCTGAQCCTNGGASYECEKCGKGTGTNKCYISSYGTTLRSSVENTIIGHKPIWKDVSNDSTKVHLLARIFLGSVCLIWSGLSQLGFLTGDKRWKDDTLSQVDKGLGSFMAAVGYDLERLNQGGDKKGDFLWKLLSGQEPSDEKNRIKWKEFTGDSANQKSVAEYYSEIYKNAKEALKKDKSTKTEEICTKYPLLVLHILASGYFRAGSAGANKITPAKPATGDPKKPLQPRTIREILYWLSALPYSEKYCQLVDRMDGKMKGILPKEQQDSLNLEGIKGSNGASTTLQRKDITHYLLAACGYCPLVLIGIQGTIATSGNDTPATGSSGGNSNGNNQGGSPNQNNGNDKRCPKHSKDRNYRCTLDDKDKTTVTAPAAPTGQPLQAGEVCYGGYHLAVKDFGPLHGMYANGLFGFQMDLSPAQCLDQLRIYVYHCFYQLYFLRKQCGVGVVDNKAVLGWKSCRYGKDVKWSASTWLCSASSTGGNGQGCQCKTIPSPSSPLMAFLCDGLGPLRCGVTVGKSVNKYPEIEEHIESKDTIQPPHFGKPPIHCPVPMGWQAEASGSTSDGQVRENHFKDLTQGTHKTAQLTQQQGNGKYPAHCTGNTLALLLEYYCDPGKCPSGTLVVLLRLLACITPTVPRTLGDLFGFYYYIVYIGGNKSGVGEGVYEKLTKELKAVRLDMLGSGNDKVVKALQWWNKDGACQPGSHSGVTTGSLKTLYGCNNNSNTDNNCCQYLSPLSGQQYGQLSPAMAGTYLSWLVYLIGEFKTGLEGLKGEFQDISCKDSECKGAGGAGGCGNGTCTSGTHGNSNTCCCDSVVSCTGVLPVLYKYGFGYGDVESIGSASWSLGPDKRKCHKFLKQLDAIIKDEENTHFKNLINEINQLIYTTRLPWIFVLTLAWLVAVLYLAFGAIWPLDWTHMRSHCRGWFRKGSLSPWEVLMVGKKKGRGILEFFGGK